Proteins encoded within one genomic window of Amycolatopsis nigrescens CSC17Ta-90:
- a CDS encoding putative leader peptide, whose amino-acid sequence MSATIVFMQPPYVIALVQRRHVDLLRVSSALCRLG is encoded by the coding sequence GTGTCTGCCACCATTGTTTTCATGCAGCCGCCGTATGTGATCGCGCTGGTCCAGCGCAGGCACGTCGATCTGCTGCGGGTCAGTTCCGCCCTGTGCCGCCTCGGCTAG